The Stegostoma tigrinum isolate sSteTig4 unplaced genomic scaffold, sSteTig4.hap1 scaffold_275, whole genome shotgun sequence genome includes a window with the following:
- the LOC125447276 gene encoding ferritin, heavy subunit-like, whose product MASQVCQNYHKDCEDAVNKQINLELYSSYVYLSMFSYFDRDDVALRHFAEFFKEQSHEEREHGEKLITFQNKRGGRVLLQDIKKPEQHEWGSGLEAMQRALQMEKDVNQSLLDLHKLASGHTDPHLCDFLERHYLDEQVKMIKKLGDHTTNLKRLGAPDNGMGEYVFDRL is encoded by the exons ATGGCCTCCCAAGtatgtcagaactaccacaaggactgtgaggatgctgttaacaagcaaatcaacctggagctctattcctcctatgtttacctctccatg ttctcttactttgaccgggatgatgttgccctgcgtcactttgctgagttcttcaaggagcagtcccatgaggagcgAGAACATGGAGAGAAGCTGAtcacattccagaataaacgtggaggtcgTGTCCttctgcaggacatcaag AAGCCAGAGCAGCATGAGTGGGGCAGTGgcctggaggcaatgcagagagctctgcagatggagaaggatgtgaaccagagtctgctggatctgcacaaactggccTCTGGCCACACGGACCCTCAT ctgtgtgacttcctggagaggcactacttggatgagcaagtgaagatgatcaagaagctgggagatcacaccaccaacctgaagagactgggagcccctgacaatggcatgggagagtacgtgtttgacaggctc
- the LOC132208061 gene encoding ferritin heavy chain, oocyte isoform-like, translating to MASRVCQNYHKDCEDAVNKQINLELYSSYVYLSMVSYFDQDDVALRHFAEFFKEQSHEEREHAEKLMAFQNKRGGRVLLQDIKKPEQDEWGNGLEAMQRALQMEKDVNQSLLDLHKLSSGHTDPHLCDFLERHYLDEQVKMIKKLGDHITNLKRLGAPANGTGEYLFDRLTLS from the exons atggcttcccgagtgtgtcagaactaccacaaggactgtgaggatgctgttaacaagcagatcaacctggagctctattcctcctatgtttacctctccatg GTCTCTTACTTTGAccaggatgatgttgccctgcgacactttgctgagttctttaaggagcagtcccatgaggaacgggaacatgcggagaaactgatggcattccagaataaacgtgggggccgagtcctcctgcaggacatcaag aagccagagcaggatgagtggggcaatggtctggaagcaatgcagagagctctgcagatggagaaggatgtgaaccagagtctgctggatctgcacaaactctccTCTGGCCACACAGATCCTCAT ctgtgtgacttcctggagaggcactacctggatgagcaagtgaagatgatcaagaagctgggagatcacatcaccaacctgaagagactgggagcccctgccaATGGcacgggagagtacctgtttgacaggctcacactcagctga